A single region of the Silene latifolia isolate original U9 population chromosome 8, ASM4854445v1, whole genome shotgun sequence genome encodes:
- the LOC141595414 gene encoding 3-beta-hydroxylase-like yields the protein MTYNDYMSLYDDLFFDFLLHPPIPVLVPRESTQDLKINGYDIASKTMVIINAWVIQRDPDIWEEPEVFRPERFLDSLVDFKSNELVLANLVCKFNWLLPEGALSDTLDMSEGTGLTNRMKYPLLATATSYTCQ from the exons ATGACATATAATGACTATATGTCATTATATGATGATTTATTTTTTGATTTCTTACTACACCCACCAATCCCTGTACTAGTTCCTCGCGAATCAACACAAGACCTGAAGATAAACGGCTATGACATCGCCTCCAAAACAATGGTCATTATCAACGCTTGGGTGATTCAGAGAGACCCGGATATATGGGAGGAACCAGAGGTGTTCCGTCCAGAGAGGTTCTTGGACTCCTTAGTTGATTTTAAGAG CAATGAACTCGTACTAGCTAATCTTGTTTGCAAGTTCAATTGGTTATTGCCAGAGGGAGCCCTGAGTGACACATTGGACATGTCTGAAGGTACTGGTCTTACTAACCGTATGAAATATCCGCTTCTTGCTACTGCTACGTCCTATACTTGCCAGTAG